The following nucleotide sequence is from Salvia splendens isolate huo1 chromosome 2, SspV2, whole genome shotgun sequence.
cgcccagaagaattgattgggaagaagtgttcaagcttactggtcagaatgatacagcaaaaggaaaagagaaggtagggcaggaaccatggtatgcggacctggccaactacctagtgactggagagcttccagaagtgccgagtgttaccaaggcccaaagaatgaagatcaagagtgaagcgaaatactacttttgggacgacccctatttgtggagggtagggtccgatcaagtgataaggaggtgtattcctgactgggagcagcgggaggttttaacccactgccattcattAGCATGCAgaggacatttcgggtccaagaagacggcaaggaagattttggatagcggcttttattgaccaaccctcaacaaagatgcgtacgagttttgcAAAAGTTGTGAGCATTGCCAACGGACCggaggaatatctgcccgggatgaaatgccgcaggtacccgtaatagtttgcgagctattcgacatatggggaatggatttcatggggccttttccttcatcctatgggaatctgtatatcctagttgctgtagactacgtctccaaatgggtagaagccaaggccacaggcacgtgtgaagccaaggaagtggccaagttcttaaagagtcatatcttcagccgattcggtgtacccagggcgatcatatccgatcaaggtacacacttctgtaatcgcacaattgaagccttgatgaagaaatacggtgtgcaccatagactatccagcccttaccatccgcaagcaaatggtcaagcagaaatctctaaccgcgagataaagaaaattttggagaagacggtgaacacttctaggaaggattggagtgtaaggttagaggatgctctctgggcgtatcgaacagcctacaagacccccataggcatgtccccttaccggattgtttttggaaagatgtgccatttaccagttAGAATCGAgtatcgagcatactgggcagtacagaaagtgaatatggatgctacagcctgtgaagaggaaaggaagctgcaactgcaggagcttgaggaacttagattagagtcattcgactccgccatgtggtacaaagaacgaactaaattatggcatgatcgaaatctgataACTAAGGAGCttcatgttggccagaaagtactactcttccagtcaagattgaagcttatgacagggaaactcaagtccaagtggacaggaccttacatcataactgcactccgatctaatggggcagtagaaatttcagggagtttctctaactctgaacctttcatagtaaatgggcataggttgaaaatattcagggataatagcgaggtggatgtggtggatgaaattccactacagccacttacatcggtttcatactgatcagtaagataggaatttggagttccgcgcggccagtttctctttgaaaatagtttgcatatactggccaagttgaattccaaattgcctaaggaagtttttttttttttttttttttttttttttttcaaagaacaccttcacggtggagggttgagTAGGACCCTCATCCCATATATATCATGTAAACAAGGTTCATACAGAGACCGTTTCCAAAAATGACCCCAAGGAAGAAAAACAAGCGaaccatcaaaacaaaacaaacacacaagcTAAAACTATCAAAGGACCCTGATCAAAACCTGAAACTAGGCATTCCTATCTGATCTAGTCTTGCCAAAGCTCTTGCTCTTGCTGGAAATGAACCCTCCTCAAATCTCATCAAGGAATGGCAGTTCTTACCCATTGAGGCCAGGAAGTCAGCAACTTTATTTCCCTCTCGCCTAATGCACGTTACCTTCCACTGCACCTCTTTAAGTTCTATGTATATCTTTGAAAAGCTGTGCCTCAAATCTGCCGGTCCCAAAGAATTCTTCTCCAAGCACCAGTAAAGCCTCTCAGCGTCTGTCTCAATCCACAGCTTACTGCTGTAATTCTTGGCTATCGCGATAGCTTCCAGCATGGTCTTTACCTCAGCTTCAAACCCAGAGTTTGCAGAGATAGGTGTGCAAAAGGCTTGCACGGTCTCTCCCAAATGGTTTCTCAAGATTCCACCTCCTCCTGCCTTACCTTCTAAACCCCCGAATGCaccatctgtattcagcttcaGCCACGGATGATCTGGAGGTCTCCATTGCACTCTTTCAACCCTTCTTCTCGAACGTTCATTAGCTCTCTCTGTCATAAACTCAACCCTCGGAGCACAGCCTTTCCAGTCATCCGGCTTTAAGTGACCTGCCAGAACCAGATTACTCAGATGCAAAACCACCCTCTTACAAACATTCTCATGTTTAAACACATTTTCCAGATGCACACATCCGTTTCTTTCCGTCCAAATGTACCAAAAGATCAAGCAAGGAATTAAAATACAGATATGATGTTTATTTCTAGACTTCAAATGTCTCTGCCACCATCTCATACGCCCCTCAATGCTACCCCCTCGCCTCCCATATTCCGGAACATCTGGGAACCATTTTGAGAAGTGATTCCATATCTCATGGGCTGCCTCACCACTCACAAACAGATGAAGCCTTGACTCCTCTCCCGACCTTTCACAACATCTGCACTTGGAAGCAAGAGAGACACCTCTCCATTGAAGTTTCACATCCACCGGAATTCTGTTGGCAAGGAGACGCCAAAGGAAAACTGATATTGTGGGGTTAATGCCCTTTCCCCAGATGAAATCATACACCTCAAACTTATCCCCTTTGCTTCTTATCTGTTCCCAAGCTGAGGCAACTGTGAAATTACCATGTGGGGTCAGGGCCCATCTAGCACGGTCTTCCATTGAGTCGTCAAAAGGAGTGACCAGAATCTCATCACCCATCTCCCTCGGAATCCCCCACTCATCCAACACTTTAAAAACCTCCTCTGTATTCCAGCCAGCCTCAGTCCATAGCTCCTCTACTCTTACAAAAGCAGGAGTCCCTTCTCTAAAACAGAGCTCACTGATTGGCTGGTCTTTCAACCATATATCGTTCCAGAAACTGACCTTTCCATTCCCTAGCATCCATCTTATCAGAGCTTGACACTTCAAACCAGCCTTAAACATCCTTCTCCAAATGGGGCTAAACCTGCTGGTGCGATAGATGATCATGTTTGAAGAAACCGACCAGTACTTCTTATGCATATATTCTGCCCAAAGAGAGCTTCTCTCACGAAATCTCCACCAAAGTTTGTAACTATAAGCCTCCACTATGTCAGCCATCCTTCGCAAGCCAAGCCCACCTTCCGAGGTTGGTCTACACACATCTTTCCATCTAATCCAGTGAGTTTTCTTACTTGTATTACAAGATCCCCAGAAATACCTTGCTAGCACCTGTTCCAACATCCTTAGAGCACCCTTAGTTGGTTCAAGTACTTGAAAGACATGAACCGGTATTGCTTCCAAAATGCTCTTGATTAGAGTGAGACGACCCCCAAACGATAAATGTTTATGGCACCAGCAATGGattttctgtgatattttctccTGTAAGAACATAAACaaatttgtttttttccttCCACGATAAATGGGGACCCCCAGGTAAGTGCATGGGAAGCTACCCCTTTGAAAACCCCCCACAGCAGTAATGCCATCTGCCCATCCCACATGTTTATTATCAATGTAGAAGCAGCTCTTTCCCTCATTGATTTTCTGACCTGACACTTCCTCATAGTGTTTAAGGCAGCCTCTTAATTTCCTGAGGGAGGCTCTCCGCGCTTGAGTGAAAATTATAATATCATCCGCATAGGAAAGATGAGAGACACCCATTGTGTACCTAGCTGTGTTAAACCTCATTTGCTTTTGTCCAAGGATCAGGCGATCCAGCACTCTAGAAAGATAATCAGCCGCCAAAATGAATAAAGATGGGGAGAGGGGATCTCCCTGTCTGAGACCCCGAGTTGACTTGAAAAAACCAGCCGGGGTTCCATTTAGAagaaccgagaaccagcaagaaTTTATACATCTCTCAATCATCCCCACCCATTTCTCCGAGAAGCCCATCTTTCTCAGAACTTTGAGTAAAAAAGGCCATTGCACACGATCGTATGCTTTTGCCATATCAAGCTTGAGAGCCATATTTGGTGAGGGGTTACACTTCCCAagttcatggaacatttctttgGCAAGCAGCACGTTGTCACTCAACAACCTGCCTTTAATGAAGCCACTCTGGTTTGGGGCAGTGAGCATAGGAAGCAGGGGAGCCATTCTCATTGTCAGCAGCTTAGAGATGATTTTATTAGAAACATTGCACAGACTTATTGGTCTGAATTCAGACCACAAAGTTGGATTCTTCTTCTTAGGAATTAGTATGATCATTGTTGCAGCAAATCCTCTTGGCATTGGTGCTCCATGAAAGAAGTCAATGACAGCATTAGTAACATCAGTGCCTACTAAGTCCCAGCAAGTTTGGTAGAAAAGCGAAGAAAACCCATCAGGCCCTGAAGCACTATCAGCATTAATATCAAAACCACTCTCTTTACCTCTTCTATTGTTGGAGTCCTTTCCAAAGCCTCCAAATTAAAGTCGGTGGGGAGGGAGCTTAGGATGTCTAACTTTGGCTCCTGGAGGTGCTCAATATCAGAGGACAGCAGGGATTGAAAGAAATTAACAGCCGAAGCTCTTAAATCCCCATCTTCAGATATGACTTGGCCTTCCTCTTCAATAGAATGAATCCTTGATTTGGCTCTCTTTTGCTTGACCCACCCTTGAAAAAATTTGGTATTCCTTTCTCCCTCAACAGACCATCTAATAGCTGCTTTTTGTTTCCAGTAGTCTTCCTCCATTTTTAACCTTAAGACAAGCTCAGCAGCTGTTCTATTCATCTCAGTTCTATTACAAGGAGATTGATCTTGCTCAAATCTTTTAAGGGCCTCTTGAGCCTCCATGTCAGCTTTTTTTACCCTTTCAAAAATATTTCCAAACACATTCTTGTTCCACCATTTTAAACACTTCTTCACCCTGCCTAACTTTAAATGCAAGTTCACCATACCCTGAGCACCCGTAGCCTCAATCCAGCTTTTCTCCACTTCCTTCAAGAAAGAATGATGTCTTGTCCACATGTTTTGAAATCTGAACGGTGGCCGGATATGAGGACCTGGTAGCTGGCATTGTATAAGCAAAGGACCATGATCAGACATGACCCTTGGTAAGTTAGTGACTCTGGTTGAGGCAAACATGTCCAACCACCCCTCACCAATCAAGGCcctatcaagtctctcaaacgTGTCTCCTCTAGCCCATGTGAA
It contains:
- the LOC121776834 gene encoding uncharacterized protein LOC121776834; its protein translation is MPYNILIWNARGVANKSTQSTIKYLIKTHRISVLAIIEPLIKPKPDVFSRMFGLQYKGANENGQIWIFAENGTEMDEWDSSEQVLHARFLTDGLPAPFFLSVVYGKCSREARLPLWEKLRALAVKCESLPWMVGGDFNIFTSEDERQGASLRKSRTREMSDFVNAISDCQLMDLGADGAKFTWARGDTFERLDRALIGEGWLDMFASTRVTNLPRVMSDHGPLLIQCQLPGPHIRPPFRFQNMWTRHHSFLKEVEKSWIEATGAQGMVNLHLKLGRVKKCLKWWNKNVFGNIFERVKKADMEAQEALKRFEQDQSPCNRTEMNRTAAELVLRLKMEEDYWKQKAAIRWSVEGERNTKFFQGWVKQKRAKSRIHSIEEEGQVISEDGDLRASAVNFFQSLLSSDIEHLQEPKLDILSSLPTDFNLEALERTPTIEEVKRVVLILMLIVLQGLMGFLRFSTKLAGT